Genomic segment of Lemur catta isolate mLemCat1 chromosome 2, mLemCat1.pri, whole genome shotgun sequence:
aaaatgttatgTGGCACATAACTGTATTTAtgtagtatttacattgtattaggtattaaaagtaatttaaagatgatttaaagtatatagaagGATGTagaatactataccattttatataagggacttgagcatccttggatttcaGTATTCTTGGgtgggtcctagaaccaatcccgtTGGATAATTAGGGATGACTATAATTTCTGATCCCAGGAGAGAGATCATTAGGAGCTAGCCAGACTCAGGGGATGAGGGAAGTTATTGTATTTCTAATTCCCAGGAAAAGCACCTACCCTGTCTTTGTGCCTTTGACCTAGCTAGTGTACATGCCACCCTCAGAGTGATCATTCtactttttcctctctcccatcTCTCGGACAGCTCAAAAAGTTTCCAAGAAGACAGGGCCTCGGTGTTCTACAGCTATTGCCACAGGTAATAGTGCTTAAGAGCTGGGGCTGAGAAGGGATTTGGCGTATATGTAAAGGGAGAATTACGGAGGCGGAGGGACACTGGCTCACATAATTCCTAAGTCAACTCCCCATTTCTCTAGTGGTGAAGAACCAGAAGCCAGTTCCTGCTGTTGCTATCCAGAAGCCTGACAGTAGGTGACAAACGTAACCCTTGGGTGACAGGCTGGGATAGGGAAGAGGAGGTAGTGAGTACCCAGAAAAATCCGTGTGGTCTCTTCCCTGTCTGGAGTGGAAGGAGACAGATGTAGCATCAGGTATGAAGGCCTTAAAGGCCAGAAGGGAGGAGGGATAGAGAGCCAGGACTTCACTGACCTCTGTCCTTTCTGTGCCCATCTTAGCATCAGCTGTTCCTCCCATGGTGGGAGGGAAGAAACCCAGCAAACGTCTGGCTTGGGACTTAAGGGGTCAGTTATGTGACCTAAATGCAGAGTTGAAATGCTGTCGTGAGAGGACTCAAACACTGGACGATGGAAACCAGCAGCTGCAGGACCAGCTCAGAGATGCCCAACAACAGGCCAAGACCCTGGGGATAGAGCGTGGGACACTGGAAGGGGAGTTGGCTAGGGTACGGGCCCAGGCTGAGCAGGGCCAGCAGGAGCTGAAGAACCTCAGTGCCTGAGTCCTGGAGCTGGAAGCACGACTGGGCACACAGGATTGCTTGGTTCAGGAGCTCCAGAAAGAAGaatagctggaattacaggagGAGCGGAGGCAACTGACCTCCCGACTGGAGGAACAAGAGGTAAGGGCCAGATTCTCATCAAATGCCCAGCCCTTCTTTCCTAGCAGAGCTCGTGCCTCCGCTCTCTTCCAGGTGCCCCTGAAGTCTTTTTGGGCTAAGAACCCCTGACCACCTATTTCCGGCAGTGTACCTCTGTCCTCTACCCATCTCTCCCCTAGCCCACTCCTGACTATATTGTTTTCTGTCACACTTTTCGCCACCCTTGACTCCGTTTGAATAGCTCCCACCTGGATCCATGTCTTCTCCTAGTCCTCCATGCCCCTTTCTTCAGGTCCACATCCTGATCACAAATCCCCATGGTACTGTCTCTCCCTTTTCCCATGTCCAGTTCACTCCTTCCTGGTGAGCACCAACTAGATCGAATtactgtgcattttttttttgtctcttggcTGGGTAGAAAGAaagctccaagagggcagggaACGACTTACTCATTTTCATTACCATGCCCGACATGAATATGTACTGacttcctgcctgcctctgcccctgttGCTCCCCATCTGCAGGTGGAGGCCCTGCACCGTCTGGCCCATCAGAACCGGGCTGTGGCCCACACTGCCCAGAATGAGCGATCATCACGTAGCCACAGTGTGTTCCAGGTACAGATCTCTGGggtacactctagcccaggcctgCAGTATGGGGCCCCCGTCAGCTTTGTGGACCTAGCTGGGAGTGAGCGGCTTGACCCTGGCTTAGTCCTCGGCCCCAGGGAATGGGAACACCTTTGAGAAACACAGGCCATTAACAGCAGCCTGTCTACATTGGGGCTTGGCATCATGGCCCTGAGCAACAAGGTTGATTAGGTTTTAATCAggttcaaatttcttttttttttttttgagacagagtctcactttgttgctcaggctagagtgagtgccgtggcatcagcctcgctcacagcaacctcagactcctgggcttaagcgatcctattgcctcagcctcctgagtagctgggactacaggcatgcgccaccatgcccggctaattttttctatatatatttttagttgtccagataattttttttttaatttctatttttagtagagatggggtctcgctcaggctggtctcgaactcctgacctggagcgatccacccgcctcggcctcccagagggctaggattacaggcgtgagccaccgcacccggccaggtTCAAATTTCTTGGCAAGAAAACTTAATAGATGGTGCAGCCTACTTCTTCCTGTTTTGTATACGGAGACACCTAATAtctagttctacttttaattatat
This window contains:
- the KIFC1 gene encoding kinesin-like protein KIFC1, whose translation is MRSAVSRCGPLAFKRGRCGSLRRRRRMLERRPRDFPEPSPFVTPPPTPGVCGTDVDMEPQKSALLEVKGNVELKRPLVKACPRLLLSGSRLKSAPDKMGDALEPEKAQKVSKKTGPRCSTAIATVVKNQKPVPAVAIQKPDTSAVPPMVGGKKPSKRLAWDLRGQLCDLNAELKCCRERTQTLDDGNQQLQDQLRDAQQQAKTLGIERGTLEGELARVRAQAEQGQQELKNLSA